In Aquimarina sp. TRL1, a single window of DNA contains:
- a CDS encoding MFS transporter produces the protein MTLVAVLCDYMLHPFYPQFFEARFGVTDPKYVGYYFAAICAMVMISFPCWAYLSKRVAELNILVCTQFIAGILALYCYWTTSYLNFWIVSLIMILFKGSYLLVYPYILKTITRKEHTNTIGLLSVVVHLGSISGAVIGGIVVDFLDANNIYLIKAIGDFLLMATSIFLLTSNISKTKKEDASKNLPENQRSPKGFVLKLGLILLILYFSSASIRPFFSKYWEFLSVYDSKIISGSIYAIPGLMALIALWYNKSKSSKKGSYEGIMSSIFLGIIGLLLQGIPHEALVIAGRVIYGWAIFHIVVRMEVLLFTFSTKESYTTDYSKIHFFKNLGVLLSSFSIGILVDNYGLRIPFFTALIGFGITVSLYYIFFKTELKSNQKKLAKVS, from the coding sequence ATGACTTTAGTAGCAGTTCTCTGCGACTATATGTTACATCCTTTTTATCCTCAGTTTTTTGAAGCTCGTTTTGGTGTTACCGACCCTAAATATGTGGGATATTATTTTGCTGCTATATGTGCAATGGTAATGATCTCATTCCCTTGCTGGGCATATCTTTCTAAACGAGTTGCAGAACTTAATATATTAGTATGTACTCAATTTATCGCTGGTATTCTGGCCTTATATTGCTATTGGACGACATCTTATCTCAATTTTTGGATTGTATCATTAATCATGATTCTTTTTAAAGGAAGTTATCTCTTGGTATATCCTTATATTCTAAAAACAATTACCCGAAAAGAGCATACAAATACGATCGGACTACTATCAGTTGTTGTTCATTTAGGAAGTATTTCAGGAGCTGTCATCGGAGGAATTGTTGTCGACTTTCTGGATGCAAATAATATTTATCTGATCAAGGCAATTGGAGATTTCTTATTAATGGCGACCAGTATATTTTTACTAACCAGCAATATTTCCAAAACAAAAAAAGAAGACGCTTCCAAAAACCTTCCCGAAAATCAGCGTTCTCCTAAAGGTTTTGTACTAAAACTGGGACTTATTTTATTGATTTTATATTTTAGTTCCGCATCTATTCGCCCATTCTTCTCTAAATACTGGGAATTTTTATCGGTATATGACAGTAAAATCATTTCTGGATCCATATATGCTATTCCTGGACTAATGGCATTAATTGCATTATGGTATAATAAAAGTAAATCATCAAAAAAGGGCAGTTATGAAGGAATCATGTCTTCTATTTTTCTGGGGATTATTGGGTTATTACTCCAGGGAATCCCTCATGAAGCTTTAGTTATTGCAGGACGTGTCATTTATGGATGGGCTATATTTCATATCGTTGTTAGAATGGAGGTATTACTCTTTACTTTCAGTACCAAAGAATCCTATACTACCGATTATAGTAAAATTCATTTTTTCAAAAACCTGGGAGTACTATTGTCCTCTTTTTCGATAGGGATCCTGGTAGATAATTACGGACTAAGAATTCCTTTTTTTACAGCATTAATCGGATTCGGAATCACAGTCAGCTTATATTATATATTTTTTAAAACAGAGCTAAAATCGAATCAAAAGAAATTAGCAAAAGTATCATAA
- a CDS encoding IucA/IucC family siderophore biosynthesis protein: protein MNRISPKQASVHLTPKHWYKSNRHLIKKAICEFYHELLIKPTIVSSSKNGWNTYELAVKNSTIKYTFDAKLLHLRHLWIKDDSLRKTDNNRPSELDVVSFFKEFKSDLGIDDARFPVYLEEVISTLHGSIYKLSSDNLTSDELVHADFQTIEKSMTEGHPGFVANNGRIGFDSTDYQAYAPETGKTFSLIWLAGHKDHTHYSAKKELPYKILIEQELGKDTITRFNQIITEKGQHPESYYFIPVHPWQWHNKLVNIFSPQIAKGDLIFLGSNPDQYQPQQSIRTLFNISNPHKFYTKTALSILNMGFVRGLAMYYLESAPKVAAWLEELLYKDPYIIETNFRMLSEIGAVSFINPYFEALGPESEYNRLLASLWRESPTNMIKREQKLMTMAAFLHIDTNGEAFLPKLINASGLSIDDWLRSYLKAYLSPFIHCFYKYDLVFMPHGENLIMVMDNNVPVGSFLKDITDEATILSPDIDVPEEIKRIYEVVPDDIKILSFFIDIFDGFFRYMAHILEEHAAYDQNNFWRIVAENIQQYQERHPELNDKFDHYDLFAGEFQLSCLNRLQLNQNRQMIDMHDAVSQLQFVGKLQNPIAIFKKENTFTN, encoded by the coding sequence ATGAATCGTATTTCACCCAAACAAGCTAGTGTGCATTTAACCCCCAAGCATTGGTATAAAAGTAATCGACATCTGATAAAAAAGGCAATATGCGAATTTTATCATGAATTATTAATCAAACCCACCATTGTTTCTTCTTCAAAAAATGGATGGAACACCTATGAATTAGCCGTAAAGAACAGCACTATTAAATACACATTTGATGCTAAGCTCTTACACTTACGTCATCTTTGGATTAAAGATGATTCTTTAAGAAAAACAGACAATAATCGTCCTTCAGAACTGGATGTAGTTTCATTTTTCAAGGAGTTTAAAAGTGACTTAGGAATTGATGACGCCAGATTTCCTGTCTACCTGGAAGAAGTTATAAGCACACTCCACGGAAGTATTTATAAATTATCTTCGGACAACCTCACATCGGATGAGTTGGTACATGCTGATTTTCAAACTATCGAAAAATCAATGACCGAAGGACATCCGGGTTTTGTAGCTAATAATGGACGAATCGGTTTTGATAGCACGGATTATCAAGCCTATGCTCCTGAGACTGGAAAAACATTTTCGCTTATTTGGTTAGCTGGACACAAAGACCACACGCATTATTCTGCAAAAAAAGAATTGCCATATAAAATCCTTATCGAACAGGAATTAGGAAAGGATACAATAACTCGCTTTAATCAAATAATAACAGAAAAAGGGCAACATCCCGAATCATATTATTTTATCCCCGTACACCCCTGGCAATGGCACAATAAACTAGTCAATATATTCTCCCCTCAGATTGCAAAAGGAGATTTGATTTTTCTAGGTTCCAATCCTGATCAATACCAACCACAACAATCAATCAGAACCTTATTTAATATCAGCAACCCTCATAAATTCTATACAAAAACAGCCTTATCTATTCTGAATATGGGCTTTGTCAGAGGGTTAGCGATGTATTATCTGGAATCCGCTCCTAAAGTTGCTGCCTGGCTAGAAGAACTACTCTATAAGGATCCTTATATAATAGAAACAAATTTCAGAATGCTTAGTGAAATCGGAGCTGTTAGTTTTATCAATCCTTATTTTGAGGCGCTTGGTCCCGAGAGCGAATACAACAGACTATTGGCTTCATTATGGAGAGAAAGCCCTACGAATATGATTAAAAGAGAGCAAAAATTAATGACTATGGCTGCTTTTTTACATATTGACACCAACGGAGAAGCCTTCCTACCTAAACTCATAAACGCCTCTGGTCTATCAATCGATGACTGGCTCAGAAGTTATCTCAAAGCATATTTAAGCCCATTTATTCATTGTTTTTACAAATACGATCTTGTGTTCATGCCACATGGAGAAAACCTGATCATGGTTATGGATAACAATGTTCCAGTAGGAAGTTTTTTAAAAGACATTACAGATGAGGCTACAATCTTAAGCCCAGATATTGATGTTCCTGAAGAAATAAAGCGTATATACGAGGTCGTTCCGGATGATATTAAAATACTTTCTTTCTTCATCGATATTTTCGACGGTTTCTTCAGGTATATGGCACACATACTGGAAGAACATGCTGCTTATGATCAAAATAATTTCTGGAGAATAGTCGCTGAAAATATTCAACAATATCAAGAAAGACACCCTGAGCTAAACGATAAGTTTGACCATTATGACCTTTTTGCCGGAGAGTTCCAGTTATCGTGTTTAAACAGGCTTCAACTAAATCAAAATCGTCAAATGATTGATATGCATGATGCGGTATCTCAATTGCAATTTGTAGGAAAATTACAAAATCCCATAGCGATTTTTAAAAAGGAAAATACATTCACCAACTAA
- a CDS encoding GNAT family N-acetyltransferase — MSAKNVINTNYKNNTPAVVYTKTIEGLGDISLRPMHVASDIKTIHEWVTQPYAAFWGMEKNTLEEATTIYNDLLALPYHDAFIGILDGAPIFLMERYEASKDIIGSYYNALANDIGMHILVGPPTKRIPSFTWNIFTTVMEFLFSDPATNRVVVEPDSNNKKIHVLNKRAGFKYQKEIQLPHKKAHLAFCERIDFEKAIKTNAATI, encoded by the coding sequence ATGTCAGCTAAGAACGTCATCAATACTAATTATAAAAATAATACTCCCGCTGTTGTATACACCAAAACAATAGAAGGATTAGGAGATATTAGTCTTCGACCTATGCATGTCGCTTCTGATATCAAAACAATCCACGAATGGGTTACACAACCTTATGCTGCTTTCTGGGGGATGGAAAAAAACACATTGGAAGAAGCCACGACAATCTACAATGATTTACTTGCGCTTCCATACCACGATGCGTTTATCGGGATACTAGATGGTGCCCCTATCTTCTTAATGGAACGCTATGAGGCTTCTAAAGATATCATCGGATCATATTACAATGCATTAGCAAATGATATTGGAATGCACATATTAGTAGGTCCTCCTACAAAAAGAATCCCTTCTTTTACCTGGAATATTTTCACTACTGTTATGGAATTTCTTTTTTCTGATCCAGCTACAAACAGGGTTGTGGTAGAACCTGACAGCAATAATAAAAAAATCCATGTCCTGAATAAAAGAGCCGGGTTCAAATACCAAAAAGAAATCCAGTTACCACATAAAAAAGCACATCTGGCTTTTTGTGAAAGAATTGATTTTGAAAAAGCTATCAAAACCAATGCTGCTACTATTTAA
- a CDS encoding IucA/IucC family siderophore biosynthesis protein, translated as MNTVNTIYEQEITPHLIPEIWEKVNRLHTRKILSELAHELIITPELQQTNNHWGHYKVIADTPEITYTFKAKKYALDHWHIDPKSITKYHHKEKQPLDSLKFIIEFRHTLGISDEMLPTYMEEITSTLFSAAFKYKKETFDAASLVHQDFQGIEHAMTEGHPCFIANNGRIGFNTKEFLAYSPEADHPFHIIWIAGHKENASFYCTKELSYQKVMAQQLGEETITRFNTTLIDKSLSPEAYIFIPVHPWQWNNKITTVFSQDIANQSIVYLGEGPYRHSAQQSIRSLYNLDHPKKFYTKTSLSILNMGFMRGLSPYYMGSTPPITEWISELLDTDSYLNKKGFTMLREVATVGYRNLYFEPLGKTKAHNKMLSALWRESPDTKIQEGEQLMTMAALLHQDNEGNSFLKEIIKASPINTESWVQQYLSAYLAPLIHCFYKYGIVFMPHGENLILVMKDHIPVRAIMKDITEEVIVFNDQLTLPEKVQRLYTETTDEMQILSIFTDVFDCIFRFITPILDEHCNYPETLFWKQVAICIHKYKQAHPELTPRFERYDIFVKQFKRCCLNRLQLDNTKQMLNLAAPIESLKLEGTLENPIAPFRKL; from the coding sequence ATGAACACTGTCAATACGATATATGAGCAAGAAATAACCCCACACCTTATACCCGAAATCTGGGAAAAAGTAAATCGCTTACATACCCGAAAAATTCTTAGTGAACTTGCTCATGAATTAATTATAACCCCCGAATTACAACAAACCAATAACCATTGGGGACATTACAAAGTGATCGCTGATACTCCTGAGATCACGTATACTTTTAAAGCCAAGAAATACGCATTAGATCACTGGCATATTGACCCCAAATCAATTACAAAATATCATCACAAAGAAAAGCAACCTCTGGATTCTCTTAAATTTATTATTGAATTCAGGCATACACTGGGGATCTCTGATGAAATGCTTCCTACTTATATGGAAGAAATCACCAGTACATTGTTTAGTGCTGCTTTTAAATACAAGAAAGAAACATTTGATGCTGCTTCTTTAGTACATCAAGATTTTCAGGGGATCGAACATGCAATGACAGAAGGACACCCTTGCTTTATTGCCAACAATGGAAGGATCGGGTTTAACACCAAAGAATTTTTAGCTTACTCTCCAGAAGCTGACCACCCTTTTCATATTATCTGGATTGCGGGTCATAAAGAGAATGCTAGTTTTTATTGCACAAAAGAGCTCTCTTATCAAAAAGTGATGGCTCAGCAATTAGGAGAAGAAACGATTACTAGGTTTAATACTACATTAATTGATAAATCACTTTCTCCAGAAGCATATATATTCATTCCTGTTCACCCATGGCAATGGAATAATAAAATAACCACTGTTTTTTCACAGGATATAGCGAATCAATCCATTGTATATTTAGGAGAAGGTCCTTATCGACATTCTGCTCAGCAATCCATTCGATCACTGTACAACCTCGACCACCCAAAAAAGTTTTATACCAAAACTTCTTTATCCATTCTCAATATGGGATTTATGCGAGGGTTATCACCGTACTATATGGGGAGCACCCCCCCAATTACCGAATGGATTTCTGAGCTATTAGATACTGATTCCTACCTTAATAAAAAAGGGTTTACCATGCTTAGAGAAGTTGCTACAGTCGGGTATAGAAACCTGTACTTCGAACCTCTTGGAAAAACAAAAGCACATAATAAAATGCTCTCTGCTCTCTGGAGAGAAAGTCCTGATACCAAAATCCAGGAAGGGGAACAGCTAATGACCATGGCAGCACTCCTGCATCAAGATAATGAAGGCAATTCTTTTCTCAAGGAGATTATTAAAGCCTCCCCAATCAATACAGAAAGCTGGGTACAACAGTATTTATCTGCTTATTTAGCCCCGCTTATCCATTGCTTTTATAAATACGGTATCGTATTTATGCCTCATGGAGAAAACTTGATTCTAGTCATGAAGGATCACATTCCTGTCAGGGCTATCATGAAAGATATTACAGAAGAAGTAATTGTGTTCAATGATCAACTAACACTCCCTGAAAAAGTACAACGACTGTATACAGAAACCACTGATGAAATGCAGATTCTATCCATTTTTACAGATGTATTCGATTGTATTTTCAGGTTTATCACCCCTATTCTGGATGAACATTGCAATTATCCTGAAACATTATTTTGGAAACAGGTAGCTATTTGCATTCATAAATACAAACAAGCTCACCCGGAATTAACCCCTAGATTCGAACGTTATGACATCTTTGTCAAGCAATTCAAAAGGTGCTGTCTTAATCGTTTACAATTAGATAACACCAAACAGATGTTAAACCTGGCTGCCCCAATCGAAAGCCTAAAACTGGAAGGCACTCTGGAGAATCCAATTGCACCATTTCGGAAATTATAA
- a CDS encoding nitroreductase produces MSTTLSIHPISQLIRKRRTTYASNYISKEIPKELIEEIITNALWAPTHKKTQPWRFIGLSGKHQEVFGQYMMEYYKERLSEEQYPPSRYQSTIEYPKNATMIAIIFQRSQRVEIAEWEEIAAISCAVQNMWLSCTALNIGCYWDTCDAAIEYGNALDLKEHERCLGIFYMGYIQEESQEKRKRSTLKRKLVWDIK; encoded by the coding sequence ATGAGCACCACACTTTCTATACATCCGATCAGCCAACTCATACGAAAGCGAAGAACAACCTATGCGAGTAATTATATCTCAAAAGAGATTCCTAAAGAATTGATTGAGGAAATTATTACCAATGCATTATGGGCTCCAACACATAAAAAAACGCAACCCTGGAGATTTATTGGTTTATCCGGCAAACATCAGGAGGTATTTGGACAATATATGATGGAATATTATAAAGAGCGTTTATCAGAAGAGCAATATCCTCCATCCCGCTATCAATCGACGATAGAATACCCTAAAAATGCAACTATGATCGCTATTATATTTCAGCGAAGCCAGCGAGTAGAAATTGCAGAATGGGAAGAGATTGCTGCGATTTCGTGCGCTGTTCAGAATATGTGGCTTTCCTGTACTGCTTTGAATATAGGATGTTACTGGGATACCTGTGATGCTGCTATTGAATATGGTAATGCCCTCGATCTAAAAGAGCACGAACGCTGCCTCGGGATTTTCTATATGGGATATATACAAGAAGAGTCTCAAGAAAAACGAAAACGGAGCACCTTGAAAAGAAAGTTGGTTTGGGATATCAAATAA
- a CDS encoding helix-turn-helix transcriptional regulator — protein sequence MEKKRREKELSESTCVREEDRVPISAMNVLINEYFLGGMKVKYFKFLEEFGDGYLEYYSFDGFSIYIFDVLLKQDAKEDEYGIKDFLELSYLINGEQIIKVKGREEDIIYESQESYLVYLSKVSGTVLYNKNKYLKEIKIRMNSDFITNRGLHEDFSIKAKYDLDHLGTKFIEPICAKTQGVLTDIFSDQKAGALKRLFLESKILELLSMKLDLIKTISIDMSNKDNLVKKVYQVQAIIGADLTVQYSIHQLARQVGMNDFILKKEFKRVFGKTIFEYTIHERMKKAKKLLIHTKKPIYEISELVGYKNSTHFTAAFKKMNKLTPKKFRKLEVSVV from the coding sequence ATGGAAAAAAAAAGACGGGAAAAAGAACTGTCTGAAAGTACCTGTGTAAGAGAGGAAGATAGGGTTCCTATATCTGCTATGAATGTGTTGATTAATGAGTATTTTCTGGGGGGGATGAAAGTAAAATACTTCAAATTTTTGGAAGAATTTGGAGATGGATACTTAGAATATTATAGTTTCGATGGATTTAGTATCTATATATTCGACGTATTATTAAAGCAAGATGCTAAGGAAGATGAGTATGGAATAAAGGATTTTTTAGAGCTTTCGTATTTAATTAATGGGGAACAGATTATAAAGGTAAAAGGAAGGGAAGAGGATATTATATATGAAAGTCAGGAAAGCTATTTGGTGTATTTATCAAAAGTTTCTGGTACTGTTTTATACAATAAAAATAAATACCTGAAGGAAATCAAAATACGGATGAATTCAGATTTTATAACGAATCGGGGGCTTCATGAAGATTTTTCTATCAAGGCAAAGTATGACTTGGATCACTTGGGAACTAAATTTATAGAACCGATTTGCGCTAAAACACAAGGAGTTCTTACAGATATTTTTTCGGATCAAAAAGCAGGAGCTTTAAAACGATTATTCCTCGAGTCAAAAATATTAGAATTGTTATCGATGAAATTAGATTTGATCAAAACGATTAGTATTGACATGTCTAATAAAGATAATCTGGTAAAAAAAGTATACCAGGTGCAAGCTATTATTGGGGCAGATTTAACTGTTCAATATTCGATTCATCAATTGGCCAGACAGGTAGGAATGAATGATTTTATCCTGAAAAAAGAATTTAAACGGGTGTTTGGAAAGACTATTTTTGAATATACCATTCACGAAAGAATGAAAAAGGCAAAGAAGCTGTTGATTCATACAAAAAAGCCTATTTATGAAATCTCGGAACTGGTAGGGTATAAAAACTCAACGCATTTTACCGCTGCTTTTAAAAAAATGAATAAACTAACACCAAAGAAATTTAGAAAATTAGAAGTATCAGTTGTTTGA
- a CDS encoding TonB-dependent receptor: MLKFVKRNAPSFLFFLVSVAFSQSKITGTVTDENATPIPEATILIKEINGKGTVSNFNGQFSLELPKGSYTLVTSYLGFKSTHTKIVLSEGDQKEITIALKEDINQLKDVHLTAKTGASKVKEQAFEVEAIQIKGLKNISTDINAVLQTVPGVNIRQSGGLGSDFNFSLNGLSGKQVKFFINNIPQENLGSSLTFNNFPATLIERVEVFKGVVPIYLGSDAMGGSINIITNKHKNNFLDVSYDGGSFNTHRATLNTQYYSKTGFKINLSSYYNYSDNDYTIDGILVRDELGNDTGERRNNVRRFHDAYESQMINIQAGIVDKKIADELAVRFIASSNNNEIQHSIDPEQPFGEVFEENNVKQAAIIYRKSKLFKERLKLNLYASIAENRDRTVDTASRRYDWFGNFKVDESNGNVAGEFGRDKTLFEFKDNIYMINFSSNYEVNENSSVSVNYTKNYLRRRGKDPAKLDGIPFETPHILDKNILGLSYDISLLDNMLNTSLFTKGYILQSEGVKNTERHQISLEYFENRYEKLGYGMASSYKVTKNFLLKGSFEKSYRIPEGYEMFGDGLLLESNPFLLPEESYNGNLGFIWDLKWNDIRVNIDSNLFIRDVKNLMVLTSEGIYSRYNNYAETNNIGIESEITTSYNDFFFSVNTTYQNIKDKRIGERVANIPYFFGNLRTGYNFEDLFSDHDNLSLSFDSYYVHEFPFMSFSNGNPSNRRHIPEQLSHNAQLGYSFKKGQYNISVQARNFTDAVVKDNMDIQKPGRAFYVKFRYFISNKNN; encoded by the coding sequence ATGTTGAAATTTGTAAAAAGAAATGCCCCTTCGTTTCTTTTCTTTCTGGTTTCTGTTGCTTTCTCGCAAAGTAAAATTACCGGAACAGTCACTGACGAGAATGCAACTCCAATCCCTGAAGCGACTATTCTTATTAAAGAAATTAATGGCAAAGGAACGGTCAGTAATTTTAATGGTCAGTTTTCCTTAGAACTACCAAAAGGATCCTACACACTGGTTACCAGCTATCTAGGATTCAAAAGCACTCATACCAAAATCGTCCTCTCTGAAGGAGATCAAAAGGAAATTACCATTGCTCTAAAAGAGGATATCAATCAGCTCAAAGATGTGCATCTTACTGCCAAAACAGGAGCTTCCAAAGTTAAGGAGCAGGCTTTTGAGGTAGAAGCGATACAGATAAAAGGATTAAAAAACATAAGTACAGATATCAATGCTGTACTACAAACAGTCCCTGGTGTTAATATCAGACAAAGCGGTGGTTTAGGTTCTGATTTTAATTTCTCTTTGAATGGGTTATCAGGAAAACAAGTAAAGTTTTTTATTAATAATATCCCACAAGAAAATCTGGGAAGCTCTTTAACTTTTAATAACTTCCCTGCTACACTAATCGAAAGAGTAGAGGTATTCAAAGGTGTCGTTCCTATCTATTTAGGCTCAGATGCGATGGGAGGTTCCATCAATATCATTACGAATAAGCATAAGAATAATTTCTTGGATGTTTCTTATGACGGTGGGTCTTTTAATACACATCGGGCAACTTTGAATACACAATACTACAGCAAAACCGGTTTTAAAATCAACCTTTCTTCCTATTATAATTATTCGGATAATGATTATACAATTGATGGAATTCTGGTAAGAGACGAACTCGGAAATGATACAGGAGAAAGACGTAATAATGTAAGACGGTTCCACGATGCTTATGAATCTCAAATGATCAATATACAAGCAGGAATTGTTGATAAGAAAATTGCTGATGAACTTGCGGTGAGATTTATCGCATCCTCCAACAATAATGAGATACAACACTCGATAGATCCGGAGCAACCATTTGGAGAAGTTTTTGAAGAAAATAATGTAAAACAAGCGGCTATCATCTATAGAAAATCAAAACTCTTTAAAGAAAGGTTAAAATTAAATCTATATGCTTCTATTGCTGAAAACAGAGATAGAACTGTAGACACAGCATCCAGAAGATATGACTGGTTTGGTAATTTTAAAGTAGATGAAAGTAATGGAAATGTAGCAGGAGAGTTTGGAAGAGACAAAACGCTCTTTGAGTTCAAAGACAATATTTACATGATTAATTTTTCTTCGAATTACGAAGTAAATGAAAACAGTTCTGTAAGTGTTAATTATACGAAAAACTACCTCAGAAGAAGAGGAAAAGACCCTGCAAAATTAGATGGCATCCCTTTTGAAACCCCTCATATTCTTGATAAAAATATACTAGGTCTTTCATACGATATCTCCTTACTTGACAATATGTTAAATACTTCTCTTTTTACCAAGGGGTATATATTACAATCCGAAGGTGTCAAAAACACAGAAAGACATCAAATTAGTTTAGAATATTTCGAAAACAGATATGAAAAATTAGGGTACGGAATGGCTTCCAGCTATAAAGTCACAAAAAACTTCTTACTTAAAGGATCCTTTGAAAAATCCTATAGAATCCCTGAAGGATACGAAATGTTTGGAGATGGATTACTACTAGAATCAAATCCATTTTTATTACCAGAAGAAAGTTACAACGGTAATTTAGGTTTTATCTGGGACCTAAAATGGAACGACATCCGAGTTAATATCGACAGCAATTTATTTATACGGGATGTTAAAAACTTAATGGTTTTAACATCTGAAGGGATTTACTCCAGATATAATAACTATGCCGAAACAAATAATATTGGTATTGAGAGTGAAATAACAACCTCTTATAATGATTTCTTTTTTTCGGTAAATACTACTTATCAAAATATAAAGGACAAAAGAATAGGTGAACGTGTCGCCAATATCCCATACTTTTTTGGGAATCTGAGAACAGGATATAACTTTGAGGATCTATTCTCTGACCATGATAATTTATCCCTCTCTTTTGATTCCTATTATGTACATGAATTTCCTTTTATGTCTTTTAGTAATGGAAATCCTTCTAATAGGAGACATATACCCGAGCAGTTATCACACAATGCTCAATTAGGATATTCTTTTAAAAAAGGACAATACAACATTTCTGTACAAGCGAGAAATTTTACAGATGCTGTTGTTAAGGACAATATGGATATACAAAAACCCGGAAGGGCATTCTATGTAAAATTCAGATACTTCATATCTAATAAAAACAATTGA
- a CDS encoding DUF4374 domain-containing protein, with protein MNTKRINWSKSILLLLTISIIAFSCKSDDDTVEPDKGQYVVSFQANPIGQNRPVDYLLTLPSIESLTTGEISVEGKGIELKGWNYFHGANNTIFTTQYTASGVTTAYQLNEAGKLTEVNNFSTPSAPMNFINTDDKKMIAVELLGSLDDPSKGIPNRDFNIINTDNGMLEKKVNHAIDSNDGKNEGPAYIPWVTGMVQNGGKLFVSYHKLPAAGTYNPIQVEEKAHVAIFKYPSFEFEKLIEDDRTSPIGTNGHVNGIEKTENGDIYSYSSSATTCALAGATKPSGILKIKNGATTFDPDYFFDVENATNGGKIFWMDYVGNNKALARIILDDTIGPWGVYNEQGPFFKLVVIDLVQKTVTDVQGLSPHANRYTAPLFVENGIAYLSSRVGGMPIGPPVNGDIKDGTSHIYIVNPETATATKGAKINGLSIKGIFKISN; from the coding sequence ATGAACACTAAAAGAATTAATTGGAGTAAAAGCATACTTCTGCTTTTAACTATTTCGATAATCGCTTTCTCTTGTAAAAGCGATGATGATACAGTCGAACCTGATAAAGGACAATATGTTGTTAGTTTTCAAGCTAACCCAATTGGACAGAACAGACCTGTAGATTACTTACTAACACTTCCTTCAATAGAATCTCTTACTACCGGTGAAATTTCTGTAGAAGGCAAAGGAATTGAATTAAAAGGGTGGAATTATTTCCACGGTGCCAATAATACCATATTCACTACCCAATATACTGCTTCAGGAGTAACAACAGCATACCAATTAAACGAAGCTGGAAAATTAACTGAAGTAAATAATTTTTCTACTCCAAGTGCTCCTATGAATTTCATTAATACTGATGATAAGAAAATGATCGCTGTAGAATTGTTAGGTTCATTAGATGATCCTAGTAAAGGTATTCCTAACAGGGATTTCAACATCATTAATACTGACAATGGTATGCTCGAAAAAAAGGTCAACCATGCAATAGACAGTAATGACGGTAAAAATGAAGGTCCTGCATATATTCCATGGGTAACCGGAATGGTTCAAAACGGAGGAAAACTATTTGTTTCATACCATAAATTACCAGCAGCAGGAACATATAACCCTATACAAGTAGAAGAAAAGGCACATGTAGCAATCTTCAAATACCCATCTTTCGAATTTGAAAAGCTTATAGAAGATGATAGAACTAGTCCAATTGGTACTAATGGTCATGTAAACGGAATTGAAAAAACAGAAAATGGAGATATCTATTCGTATTCTTCTTCTGCTACAACTTGTGCATTAGCTGGAGCGACAAAACCTTCTGGTATTTTAAAAATTAAAAATGGAGCTACTACCTTTGATCCTGATTACTTTTTTGATGTAGAAAATGCTACTAACGGAGGTAAAATCTTTTGGATGGATTATGTAGGAAACAACAAAGCACTAGCAAGAATAATTTTGGATGACACTATTGGTCCTTGGGGAGTATACAATGAGCAAGGTCCTTTCTTTAAACTAGTTGTTATTGACCTAGTACAAAAAACAGTAACAGATGTTCAAGGATTATCTCCTCATGCCAACCGGTATACTGCCCCTTTATTTGTGGAAAATGGAATCGCATATCTAAGTAGTCGAGTAGGAGGAATGCCTATAGGTCCACCAGTTAACGGAGATATTAAAGATGGAACATCTCATATTTATATCGTAAACCCTGAAACTGCTACAGCAACTAAAGGAGCGAAAATAAACGGGCTTTCTATCAAAGGTATTTTTAAGATTTCTAACTAA